A window of Flavobacterium flavigenum contains these coding sequences:
- a CDS encoding bile acid:sodium symporter family protein has translation MRKYFLWLAPIFFITAGFGWFQQIDMLWKIGLILGFSSIAIGAGHVKIISGYQYTFWIITAVCAGLIYPDFFLHVGSFDMRNKWLILIIIQLVMFGMGTQMSIEDFTGIRKSGKGVLIGLLGHFTIMPVMGFIIAKTFGFEPEIAAGIILIGSCSSGLASNVMTYIAKGNLVLSVTVTAMSTLAAPIMTPFLMKIFAGTLVEVHFFNMMMEIIKIVLIPLAAAMIHDILKNYGAVAKRRIYVLTIISAIWLVAVIFLQGSFAVVEDTRLAHILEIVNFSCGAFIVGVLYHLLYKIYPKIDAIMPYFSMFGIIYFTLVTTAAGRDNLIQIGFLLFLASVLHNGAGYFFGYWLSRLSGLDKKSSQTIAFEVGLQNGGMASGLAGSMGKLATVGLASAVFSPWMNVSGSLLANYWRKIGNPEDETTPDTH, from the coding sequence ATGCGTAAATATTTTCTTTGGCTTGCTCCAATATTTTTTATTACAGCTGGTTTCGGATGGTTTCAGCAAATTGATATGCTATGGAAAATCGGATTGATTTTAGGTTTTTCAAGTATTGCTATTGGAGCAGGACATGTGAAAATAATAAGCGGTTACCAATATACTTTCTGGATTATTACTGCAGTCTGCGCCGGATTGATTTATCCCGATTTTTTCCTGCATGTAGGCAGTTTCGATATGCGAAACAAATGGCTCATTCTGATTATCATTCAGCTGGTGATGTTCGGAATGGGAACGCAAATGAGCATCGAGGATTTTACCGGTATCCGAAAATCAGGCAAAGGAGTTTTAATTGGCTTACTTGGTCATTTTACAATCATGCCGGTTATGGGTTTTATAATTGCCAAAACATTTGGATTTGAACCTGAAATCGCTGCAGGAATTATACTGATAGGTTCGTGCAGCAGCGGATTAGCTTCGAACGTGATGACGTATATTGCCAAGGGAAATCTTGTTTTGTCTGTAACCGTAACAGCAATGTCCACTTTGGCAGCACCAATCATGACACCGTTTTTGATGAAAATATTTGCAGGGACTTTAGTAGAAGTACATTTTTTCAATATGATGATGGAAATTATCAAAATTGTGCTTATTCCTTTGGCAGCAGCCATGATTCACGATATCCTGAAAAACTATGGAGCCGTCGCAAAAAGGAGGATCTATGTTTTAACTATAATTTCGGCGATTTGGCTGGTTGCTGTTATCTTCCTTCAGGGTTCATTTGCTGTAGTCGAAGACACACGACTAGCTCATATTTTAGAAATCGTAAACTTCAGCTGCGGTGCTTTTATCGTGGGAGTATTGTATCATTTATTGTACAAGATATATCCAAAAATTGATGCAATTATGCCGTATTTTTCAATGTTTGGAATCATCTATTTTACGTTGGTAACGACTGCTGCAGGAAGGGATAATCTTATTCAGATTGGATTTTTGCTTTTCCTTGCTTCAGTTCTGCACAATGGAGCGGGTTACTTTTTCGGGTATTGGCTCAGCAGATTAAGCGGTCTCGACAAAAAAAGCAGCCAGACAATCGCTTTCGAAGTCGGTCTTCAAAACGGCGGAATGGCATCCGGACTTGCCGGCTCCATGGGCAAATTAGCAACAGTTGGCCTGGCGTCAGCAGTATTCAGTCCCTGGATGAATGTTTCCGGCTCGCTATTGGCTAACTACTGGCGAAAAATAGGCAATCCCGAAGATGAAACTACTCCAGATACACATTAG
- a CDS encoding four-carbon acid sugar kinase family protein: protein MSQKEKLLLAYYGDDFTGSTDALEFLTLAGVKTVLFLRKPNQKDLDRFPGIQAIGLAGKSRSMSPSEMGTELYTAFENLKIFAPNHFHYKVCSTFDSAPHVGNIGKAIEIGSEVFNQKTVLVSPSAPHLGRFCVFGNLFARMGTIGNGEIYRIDRHPSMSKHPVTPALEGDLTLHLAKQTQKSISLVNLTTIEKGTSAVLEEVVNNESEILFFDGFNLGNLKTIGSVFNQLATQKTLFSVGSSGIEMALGLDWKNNNVIGTEIEFEPAGEVSPLLVLSGSCSPVTSRQIEYALENGFLEIPLESKAVDGEYQNEIIANCVARIIVNFNNGKSTILHTSTGSDDPRIAETESYFKSKGITENDIQKQCSTIYGSVLGQITNEVLKKVPLKRILFAGGDTSSYAASELDILALEMIAPIAPGAPLCKAVSDNEWVNGIEMNFKGGQVGTADYFIKVLKGEKL, encoded by the coding sequence ATGAGCCAGAAAGAAAAATTGCTATTGGCTTATTATGGCGACGATTTTACAGGCTCGACTGACGCCCTGGAATTTCTGACGCTGGCCGGAGTAAAAACAGTACTCTTTCTGCGAAAACCGAATCAAAAAGATTTAGACCGTTTTCCCGGAATTCAGGCTATTGGTCTGGCCGGAAAGAGCAGGTCGATGTCACCATCGGAAATGGGAACAGAACTTTATACTGCTTTTGAAAATCTGAAAATTTTTGCCCCCAATCATTTTCATTATAAAGTCTGTTCCACTTTCGATTCTGCACCACACGTAGGCAACATCGGAAAAGCAATCGAAATCGGAAGCGAAGTTTTTAATCAAAAAACGGTTTTAGTTTCGCCATCTGCACCGCATTTAGGACGTTTTTGCGTATTCGGAAATCTTTTTGCCCGAATGGGAACTATCGGAAATGGTGAAATTTACCGTATCGACCGACATCCTTCAATGAGCAAACATCCCGTGACACCAGCTTTGGAAGGCGATTTGACTTTACATCTTGCAAAACAAACGCAAAAATCAATTAGTCTTGTGAATCTGACGACCATTGAAAAAGGTACTTCGGCAGTTTTAGAAGAAGTAGTAAATAATGAATCGGAAATATTATTTTTTGACGGTTTCAATTTAGGAAACCTCAAAACCATTGGAAGTGTTTTTAATCAATTGGCAACTCAAAAAACATTGTTCTCAGTAGGTTCATCAGGAATTGAAATGGCATTGGGATTAGACTGGAAAAATAATAATGTGATAGGAACCGAAATTGAGTTTGAGCCAGCGGGAGAAGTATCGCCTTTATTGGTTTTATCCGGAAGCTGCTCTCCGGTTACTTCCAGGCAAATTGAATATGCATTGGAAAATGGGTTTCTCGAAATTCCATTAGAAAGCAAAGCAGTTGATGGCGAATATCAAAATGAAATTATAGCAAACTGTGTAGCCCGGATTATTGTCAATTTCAATAACGGAAAAAGTACAATTCTGCATACCAGTACCGGTTCAGACGATCCGCGGATTGCTGAAACCGAATCCTATTTTAAGTCGAAAGGAATTACAGAAAATGATATTCAGAAGCAGTGCAGTACAATTTACGGAAGTGTTCTGGGGCAGATAACGAATGAAGTACTAAAAAAAGTTCCGCTAAAGAGAATCCTTTTTGCAGGTGGCGATACATCAAGTTACGCAGCATCCGAACTGGATATTCTGGCATTAGAAATGATTGCGCCAATTGCTCCGGGAGCACCGCTTTGCAAGGCAGTTTCAGACAATGAATGGGTTAATGGAATAGAAATGAATTTTAAAGGTGGACAAGTAGGTACCGCCGATTATTTTATAAAAGTATTAAAAGGAGAAAAATTATGA
- a CDS encoding DoxX family protein, whose product MRKNNDLGLLILRITVSVLMFLHGISKFGGSLEFIKSMLAEKGIPDFIAYGVLVGEILAPIAILIGFRTRIAAAIYAFNCLVAILIAHSSEIFSMGEHGGWALELLGLYLFGALTLFFTGAGNIAVSKSSQWD is encoded by the coding sequence ATGAGAAAAAACAACGATTTAGGATTATTGATACTCCGTATCACAGTTAGTGTTTTAATGTTCCTTCATGGTATCTCGAAATTTGGCGGAAGTTTAGAATTCATTAAATCGATGCTTGCTGAAAAAGGCATTCCTGATTTTATTGCATATGGTGTATTGGTAGGAGAAATACTGGCGCCTATTGCTATTTTAATTGGTTTCAGAACCAGAATTGCAGCTGCAATATATGCTTTCAATTGTTTGGTTGCCATTTTGATCGCCCACAGTTCTGAAATATTTTCTATGGGAGAACACGGAGGATGGGCTTTAGAATTACTTGGCCTGTATTTATTTGGTGCCCTGACTTTATTCTTTACAGGAGCCGGTAACATTGCGGTTTCAAAAAGCAGTCAATGGGATTAA
- a CDS encoding aspartate/glutamate racemase family protein, whose product MSAKTLGFVHTSATLVPLFQQLSNEFLNGAETFNIVDDSLIKDVIKKGKLMPNTAARVVSHVKLAESAGADVILVTCSSIGVAIETAATLSTVPVIRVDQAMADEAVQISNKIGVIATLPTTLEPTSDLVRRRAELAGKNVTISSKLCEGAFEALMSGDAPKHDEMVAKALKELMKEVDVIVLAQASMARVVDGLSADEKLVPILASPAIAMKKLAELYF is encoded by the coding sequence ATGAGCGCAAAAACGTTAGGTTTTGTACATACATCGGCAACATTGGTTCCGTTGTTTCAGCAGTTAAGCAATGAATTTTTAAATGGGGCGGAAACGTTTAATATCGTCGATGATAGTCTGATAAAAGATGTAATTAAAAAAGGAAAATTAATGCCCAATACGGCTGCAAGGGTGGTGAGTCACGTTAAGCTTGCAGAATCTGCCGGTGCTGATGTAATTTTAGTAACCTGCTCATCGATTGGTGTAGCGATTGAAACCGCTGCGACTTTGAGTACCGTTCCGGTGATTCGCGTAGATCAGGCAATGGCAGATGAAGCGGTACAGATCAGCAATAAAATTGGTGTGATTGCCACTTTACCAACAACACTTGAACCAACCAGCGACCTGGTGAGAAGAAGAGCCGAATTGGCAGGCAAAAATGTAACGATTTCATCTAAATTATGCGAAGGTGCTTTTGAAGCTTTAATGAGCGGAGATGCTCCAAAGCATGACGAAATGGTAGCCAAAGCCCTGAAAGAATTAATGAAAGAAGTAGATGTAATCGTTTTGGCGCAGGCCTCAATGGCGAGAGTAGTGGACGGCTTAAGTGCCGACGAAAAACTCGTGCCAATTTTAGCAAGTCCCGCTATTGCTATGAAAAAACTGGCAGAGCTTTATTTCTAA
- a CDS encoding bifunctional folylpolyglutamate synthase/dihydrofolate synthase produces the protein MNYQETINWMFNQLPMYQLQGASAYKEDLTNIRLLATHLGNPQNRLKCIHVAGTNGKGSTSHMLSSVLQEAGYKVGLYTSPHLKDFRERIKINGKEISEDFVIEFIAKHKDFFEANDMSFFEMTVGLAFDYFDSEKVDIAIIEVGLGGRLDATNIITPLVSVITNIGLDHTQFLGNTLEAIAGEKAGIIKPNIPVVIGEYTPETQPVFLAKAEENNAPISFASDLIDQIYLSDLIGDYQFHNKKTVQQTIAILNNQTDFKISTDQLKEGLLHVVKNTGLQGRWQQLGENPKIICDTAHNKHGLTVVMKQLQNEKYEKLYIVLGVVNDKDLDAILPLFPKEAQYYFCSPDSSRGLPAETLKNAAEKFGLEGEKYDSVEIAFTEAKKNAVENDFIYAGGSTFVVAELPLS, from the coding sequence ATGAACTATCAGGAAACTATAAATTGGATGTTTAACCAATTGCCCATGTATCAGCTTCAGGGAGCTTCGGCGTACAAAGAAGACTTAACCAATATCAGACTACTGGCGACACATTTGGGCAATCCGCAAAACAGGTTAAAATGCATTCACGTCGCGGGTACGAATGGTAAAGGTTCTACTTCGCACATGCTGTCTTCAGTTTTGCAGGAAGCAGGATATAAAGTTGGCTTGTACACTTCACCACATTTGAAAGATTTCAGGGAAAGGATCAAAATAAACGGAAAGGAAATCTCGGAAGATTTTGTTATTGAATTCATTGCAAAACATAAAGATTTCTTTGAAGCAAACGATATGAGTTTTTTCGAAATGACGGTTGGGCTGGCTTTTGACTATTTTGATTCTGAAAAAGTTGATATTGCCATTATCGAAGTTGGGCTGGGCGGAAGACTGGATGCTACAAACATCATTACACCTCTCGTTTCGGTAATTACCAATATTGGTTTAGATCATACCCAGTTTTTAGGAAATACGCTGGAAGCTATTGCGGGAGAAAAAGCCGGAATTATCAAACCGAATATTCCGGTTGTTATTGGCGAATATACTCCGGAAACACAGCCTGTTTTTTTAGCTAAAGCCGAAGAGAACAATGCGCCGATTTCTTTTGCATCCGATTTGATTGATCAGATTTATTTGTCTGACTTAATTGGTGATTATCAGTTTCACAATAAAAAGACGGTTCAGCAGACGATTGCAATTTTAAATAACCAAACTGATTTTAAAATTTCGACTGACCAATTAAAAGAAGGTTTATTACATGTTGTCAAAAACACCGGTTTGCAGGGAAGATGGCAGCAACTGGGTGAAAATCCAAAAATCATCTGTGACACGGCGCATAACAAGCATGGACTGACTGTTGTAATGAAGCAGCTTCAAAATGAAAAGTATGAGAAACTGTATATTGTTTTGGGTGTTGTGAATGATAAAGACTTAGATGCTATTCTCCCTTTATTTCCAAAAGAGGCGCAATATTATTTCTGCAGTCCAGATTCATCAAGAGGTTTACCTGCTGAAACCTTAAAAAATGCAGCTGAAAAATTTGGTTTAGAAGGCGAAAAATACGATTCGGTTGAGATCGCTTTCACGGAAGCAAAGAAAAATGCTGTTGAGAATGATTTTATCTACGCTGGCGGAAGCACTTTTGTAGTGGCAGAACTGCCTTTGAGTTAA
- a CDS encoding ribulose-bisphosphate carboxylase large subunit family protein — MERVFAEYLIETPYEVEQAAAVLAGEQSSGTFVSVPGETEELKKRFAACVEDIQLLDLADEPSIPGGSIPGKKYQKARVTVSWSIENFGYNLPVLISTLQGNLYEITQFTGLKLMDFEVPDSFAAHYRGPKFGIKGSKSSCGVGDRPMIGTIIKPSIGMSVEETASLVKTLIEAGIDFIKDDELMGSAANSFFDDRVKAIMKVIRDNEQKTGKKVMYAFNISDEIDAMQRKYDLIKKEEGSCAMISINSVGLAGTKKICDRRELVIHGHRNGWGMLNRHPMLGIEFPAYQKIQRLAGVDQLHVNGIQNKFWESDDSVVTSIKSCLKPFLGGYEILPVVSSGQWGGQAVETYRRTKTTDLLYMAGGGILAHPMGPKAGVNALQQAWTGAVDGLSVEETAIKYPEFAESVKKFSK, encoded by the coding sequence ATGGAAAGAGTTTTTGCGGAGTATCTTATTGAAACCCCTTATGAAGTTGAACAGGCGGCAGCAGTTTTAGCAGGTGAGCAGTCATCGGGCACATTTGTCTCGGTTCCGGGTGAAACCGAAGAATTGAAAAAACGCTTTGCAGCGTGTGTTGAGGATATTCAATTGTTGGATCTGGCAGACGAACCGTCAATTCCGGGAGGCAGCATTCCAGGGAAAAAATACCAGAAAGCAAGAGTAACAGTAAGCTGGTCGATTGAGAACTTCGGTTATAACCTTCCTGTCCTGATCAGTACTTTGCAGGGAAATCTATACGAAATCACACAATTTACGGGTTTGAAACTAATGGATTTTGAAGTGCCGGATTCGTTCGCAGCTCATTATCGCGGACCAAAATTCGGAATTAAAGGTTCAAAATCATCCTGTGGAGTGGGGGACAGACCAATGATTGGTACAATTATAAAACCAAGTATCGGGATGAGTGTTGAGGAAACGGCATCTTTGGTAAAAACCCTGATCGAAGCGGGAATCGATTTCATCAAAGACGATGAATTGATGGGATCAGCAGCGAATTCCTTTTTTGATGACCGTGTAAAAGCGATTATGAAAGTGATTCGTGACAACGAACAAAAAACAGGTAAAAAAGTAATGTATGCCTTCAATATCAGTGATGAAATTGATGCAATGCAAAGAAAATACGATTTAATTAAAAAAGAAGAAGGAAGCTGTGCCATGATTAGCATTAATAGTGTTGGCCTGGCAGGAACAAAAAAAATCTGTGATAGGCGCGAACTCGTTATCCACGGTCACAGAAACGGATGGGGAATGCTGAACAGACACCCGATGTTGGGAATTGAATTTCCGGCCTACCAAAAAATTCAGCGTCTGGCAGGAGTAGATCAACTTCACGTTAACGGAATCCAGAATAAGTTTTGGGAATCCGATGATTCAGTAGTGACTTCAATAAAATCCTGTTTAAAACCTTTTTTAGGCGGATACGAAATATTACCAGTAGTCTCTTCCGGACAATGGGGCGGACAGGCTGTAGAAACCTACAGAAGAACTAAAACTACCGATTTGCTATATATGGCAGGTGGTGGAATTTTGGCACATCCAATGGGACCAAAAGCAGGAGTAAATGCCTTGCAGCAAGCATGGACAGGAGCTGTTGATGGGTTGTCTGTAGAAGAAACGGCAATAAAATATCCTGAATTTGCAGAATCGGTAAAGAAATTTTCTAAATAA
- a CDS encoding calcium:proton antiporter, which produces MKQLLQWTTIIPILAWILFFSGLVDGSSFFQIVASILLILSVMSAVHHSEIIAERVGEPYGTIILAISITVIEVSIIVSLMLSEGSEAASLARDTVYAATMLILNGIIGLCLLIGGLKHYEQNFSTSSVTIGLVSLVSIIVFTLVFPTFTESVHGSYYSVPQLVFASVACLVIYGSFLFAQTTRYRQYFLTIGDDENENIAEPVVINNKTFYISLVFLLVSLGIVVLLAKTLSPTIESIIVSYSLPKALVGVVIAAIILLPEAIAAIIAARKNRLQTSLNLALGSALASIGLTIPSVAAVCIMMDMPIILGLDIKSIVLLALSVFTVMLSLSKGKSNIVYGVVLLVNLFAFIFLMIYP; this is translated from the coding sequence ATGAAACAATTACTTCAGTGGACAACCATCATTCCAATATTAGCGTGGATTCTTTTTTTTAGCGGACTTGTTGACGGAAGCAGCTTTTTTCAAATTGTAGCAAGTATTTTGCTTATTCTTAGTGTTATGTCTGCAGTACATCATTCTGAAATAATAGCGGAAAGAGTGGGAGAGCCTTATGGAACTATTATTTTAGCCATTTCCATAACAGTTATTGAAGTATCCATTATTGTTTCTTTAATGTTGTCTGAAGGATCGGAAGCGGCTTCTCTCGCAAGAGATACTGTCTATGCCGCGACAATGCTCATTCTTAACGGGATCATTGGATTATGCCTTCTTATTGGCGGTCTTAAGCATTATGAACAAAATTTTTCAACCTCTTCTGTAACCATTGGTTTGGTTTCGCTGGTATCTATTATTGTATTTACATTAGTTTTTCCAACATTTACAGAAAGTGTTCATGGATCTTATTATTCCGTGCCGCAGCTTGTTTTTGCATCGGTGGCCTGCCTGGTTATTTATGGGTCTTTTTTATTTGCGCAAACGACAAGATACAGGCAGTATTTCCTGACTATTGGAGATGATGAAAATGAAAACATAGCTGAGCCAGTGGTAATCAATAACAAAACGTTTTACATAAGTCTTGTTTTTCTTTTAGTAAGCTTAGGGATCGTGGTGTTATTAGCAAAAACATTATCCCCTACAATTGAAAGTATTATTGTGAGCTATAGCCTGCCAAAAGCATTGGTAGGAGTTGTTATTGCCGCCATAATTTTGCTTCCCGAGGCAATTGCAGCAATTATAGCAGCAAGAAAAAACAGGCTGCAAACGAGTTTAAACTTAGCTTTGGGCTCTGCTTTAGCCAGTATAGGATTAACAATTCCAAGTGTAGCAGCAGTTTGCATTATGATGGATATGCCAATTATTCTCGGGCTTGATATCAAATCTATTGTTTTGCTGGCATTGTCGGTATTTACTGTAATGTTGTCATTGAGTAAAGGAAAGTCGAATATTGTTTATGGAGTAGTACTTCTGGTAAATTTATTTGCTTTTATATTTTTGATGATATATCCGTGA